In Mangifera indica cultivar Alphonso chromosome 1, CATAS_Mindica_2.1, whole genome shotgun sequence, a single genomic region encodes these proteins:
- the LOC123223891 gene encoding protein transport protein Sec61 subunit alpha-like, with the protein MGGGFRVLHLVRPFLSFLPEVQSADRKVPFREKVIYTVISLFIFLVCSQLPLYGIHSTTGADPFYWMRVILASNRGTVMELGITPIVTSGLVMQLLAGSKIIEVDNNVREDRALLNGAQKLLGILIAIGEAVAYVLSGMYGSVGQLGVGNAILIIIQLCFAGIIVICLDELLQKGYGLGSGISLFIATNICENIIWKAFSPTTINSGRGAEFEGAVIALFHLLITRTDKVRALREAFYRQNLPNVTNLLATVLIFLIVIYFQGFRVVLPVRSKNARGQQGSYPIKLFYTSNMPIILQSALVSNLYFISQLLYRKYSGNFLVNLLGTWKESEYSGQFVPVGGLAYYITAPSSLADMAANPFHALFYLVFMLSACALFSKTWIEVSGSSAKDVAKQLKEQQMIMPGHREANLQKELNRYIPTAAAFGGMCIGALTVLADFMGAIGSGTGILLAVTIIYQYFETFEKERASELGFFGF; encoded by the exons ATGGGAGGTGGTTTTAGGGTGCTCCATCTTGTCAggcctttcctttcctttctccCTGAAGTTCAGAGTGCCGACAGGAAAGTTCCATTCAGAGAGAAGGTGATATACACTGtgatttctcttttcattttcttggtATGCAGTCAGCTCCCACTCTATGGCATACACTCAACAACTGGTGCAGATCCATTCTATTGGATGCGTGTTATCCTTGCTTCAAATCGTGGTACTGTCATGGAACTTGGAATTACCCCAATTGTGACATCTGGACTTGTGATGCAACTTCTTGCTGGATCAAAGATTATTGAAGTTGACAATAATGTACGCGAAGATCGTGCCCTCCT AAATGGTGCACAGAAGTTGTTGGGTATTCTCATAGCAATTGGTGAAGCAGTTGCTTATGTTCTCTCAGGGATGTATGGTAGTGTTGGTCAACTTGGAGTAGGAAACGCCATTCTTATTATCATTCAGCTCTGCTTTGCTGGTATCATTGTGATATGTTTGGATGAACTCCTCCAGAAGGGCTATGGTCTGGGCTCTGGAATCTCCCTTTTCATAGCAACCAATATCTG TGAAAATATCATTTGGAAAGCATTTAGTCCTACCACCATTAACAGTGGAAGAGGAGCTGAATTTGAAGGTGCTGTTATAGCTTTATTCCATCTCTTGATAACTAGAACAGACAAGGTCCGTGCTCTTCGCGAAGCCTTTTACCGGCAGAATCTGCCTAATGTGACAAACCTGCTTGCTACAGTCTTGATTTTCTTAATCGTGATCTACTTCCAAGGGTTCCGTGTTGTTTTGCCTGTGCGGTCAAAGAATGCCCGAGGACAACAGGGTTCATATCCAATTAAATTGTTCTACACCTCAAACATGCCCATCATCTTGCAATCTGCACTCGTCTCCAACCTGTACTTCATCTCCCAG TTGCTGTATAGGAAATACAGTGGAAACTTTCTTGTGAATCTCTTGGGTACATGGAAGGAATCTGAATACTCTGGCCAATTTGTACCTGTGGGTGGCCTTGCATATTATATAACAGCACCATCCAG CTTAGCTGATATGGCAGCCAATCCTTTCCATGCGTTGTTCTATCTTGTGTTTATGTTGTCAGCTTGTGCACTATTTTCAAAAACATGGATTGAAGTTTCTGGATCATCTGCTAAAGATGTTGCCAAGCAACTTAAG GAACAACAAATGATTATGCCTGGACATAGGGAGGCAAACTTACAGAAAGAGCTGAACCGCTATATCCCCACAGCCGCAGCATTTGGCGGTATGTGTATCGGAGCACTGACCGTGTTGGCAGATTTCATGGGGGCTATTGGTTCAGGGACTGGAATTCTGCTTGCGGTGACTATCATTTATCAGTATTTCGAGACGTTTGAGAAGGAAAGAGCCAGTGAGCTTGGCTTCTTTGGTTTTTAA
- the LOC123227541 gene encoding protein GRAVITROPIC IN THE LIGHT 1: MESVKPSAMTPAKSKLARTFAKVLHIRAVSGVAPVDGVKKVKPQEKVVKDDQKPVKSKGSWSQLFDKDDKDDENKVVIEALLAKIFATISSVKAAYSQLQYAQSPYDAEGIQSADCLVVKELKNLSEFKQCYFKKQFDFSPEKTLVSAEIQELNSLLKTYEIMRKKLESQLRLKDSEIIFLREKLEEINKQNKLTEKRLYSSGQLSMLDHLHFSGLSPSHFNAVLRHAVKSIRGFVRLMIDEMKTAGWDIDAAANSIQPNAVYYKADHKCFAFESFVCREMFNAFHYPNYSPAKEPLPERKKQQQQQLFFERFTELKSVKAKDYLSRKSKSSFGKFCRVKYLQVIHPKMESSFFGNLNHRNLVNSGEFPDTGFFASFAEMAKRVWLLHCLAFSFQPEASIFQVNKGTRFSEVYMESLDDEAFLPSNNTQESDPRVAFTVVPGFRIGKTVLQCQVYLSQFQTNHNH; this comes from the coding sequence ATGGAATCTGTGAAACCTTCAGCCATGACTCCAGCCAAGAGTAAATTGGCACGTACGTTTGCTAAAGTTCTTCATATTCGAGCTGTATCTGGGGTTGCTCCGGTTGATGGAGTTAAGAAAGTTAAGCCTCAGGAGAAGGTGGTCAAAGATGATCAGAAGCCTGTTAAAAGTAAAGGTAGTTGGTCTCAGTTATTTGACAAGGATGATAAAGATGATGAAAACAAAGTGGTCATTGAAGCTCTTCTTGCAAAAATTTTTGCAACCATTTCATCAGTTAAAGCTGCGTATAGTCAATTGCAATACGCGCAGTCTCCATATGATGCCGAGGGTATTCAATCTGCTGATTGTTTGGTAGTTAAAGAGTTGAAGAATTTGTCTGAATTTAAGCAGTGTTACTTTAAGAAACAGTTTGATTTTTCCCCAGAGAAAACGTTGGTTTCTGCTGAAATTCAGGAGTTGAATAGTCTTCTAAAGACTTATGAAATCATGAGGAAGAAGTTAGAATCTCAGCTGAGGCTCAAGGACTCTGAAATCATATTTCTTAGAGAGAAGTTAGAGGAaatcaataaacaaaacaaGTTAACAGAGAAGAGATTATATTCAAGTGGCCAGTTATCTATGCTTGATCATCTGCACTTCTCAGGGTTAAGTCCTAGTCATTTCAATGCAGTTCTTCGGCATGCTGTGAAATCTATCAGAGGCTTCGTCAGGTTAATGATTGATGAGATGAAAACTGCCGGATGGGATATTGATGCTGCAGCCAATTCAATTCAACCAAATGCGGTTTATTATAAAGCTGATCACAAATGTTTTGCATTTGAATCCTTCGTTTGCAGGGAAATGTTCAATGCTTTTCATTACCCCAATTACTCCCCAGCAAAGGAGCCGTTGccagagagaaagaaacaacaACAGCAACAGCTGTTCTTTGAGAGATTCACAGAACTAAAGTCTGTGAAGGCAAAAGATTATCTCTCAAGGAAGTCTAAATCATCCTTTGGAAAATTTTGCCGGGTCAAGTACTTGCAAGTGATTCACCCGAAAATGGAATCATCATTTTTTGGCAATCTTAACCACAGGAACCTTGTGAATTCTGGTGAATTTCCAGATACCGGATTCTTTGCCTCATTTGCAGAAATGGCAAAACGTGTTTGGCTTCTACACTGCTTGGCCTTTTCATTTCAGCCTGAGGCCTCAATCTTTCAAGTAAACAAAGGGACTCGATTCTCGGAAGTCTACATGGAAAGCTTAGATGATGAAGCCTTCCTTCCATCAAACAACACACAAGAATCCGACCCTCGAGTCGCTTTCACAGTTGTTCCAGGCTTTAGGATCGGTAAAACTGTTCTACAGTGCCAGGTTTATCTCTCCCAATTTCAAACTAATCACAACCACTAA